A region from the Tachyglossus aculeatus isolate mTacAcu1 chromosome Y4, mTacAcu1.pri, whole genome shotgun sequence genome encodes:
- the GOLPH3L gene encoding Golgi phosphoprotein 3-like — MSTLTHRGRRPEGSKALEKRVEGEESRSWDQGLGGGDDTDGGDSKDIRLTLMEEVLLLGLKDKEGYTSFWNDCISSGLRGGILIELALRGRIHLEPPTMRKKRLLDRKVLLKSDSPTGDVLLDETLKHIKVTEPAETVQTWIELLTGETWNPFKLQYQLRNVRERLAKNLVEKGILTTEKQNFLLFDMTTHPVSNATEKQRLVRRLQDSVLDRWVNDPQRMDRRTLALLVLAHAADVLEGALASLADDRYDVAAARAKGLVELDPEAEGPKHGPAEMIWAVLAAFNKS, encoded by the exons ATGAGCACCCTGACTCACCGGGGGAGACGCCCAGAGGGGAGCAAGGCATTGGAAAAGCGGGTGGAAGGAGAAGAGTCCAGGAGCTGGGACCAAGGTCTGGGTGGTGGCGATGATACTGACGGCGGTGACTCCAAGGACATCCGGCTcaccctcatggaggaggtgctgCTCCTGGGCCTGAAGGACAAGGAG GGCTACACGTCCTTCTGGAATGACTGCATCTCCTCCGGCCTCCGGGGGGGCATCCTCATAGAGCTGGCCTTGCGGGGGCGCATCCACCTGGAGCCCCCCACCATGCGGAAAAAAAGGCTCCTGGACAGGAAG GTGCTGCTGAAATCGGACAGTCCAACAGGAGACGTCTTGCTGGATGAAACGCTCAAACACATCAAGGTCACCGAGCCGGCGGAGACCGTCCAGACCTGGATCGAGCTGCTGACCG GGGAGACCTGGAACCCTTTCAAGCTACAGTACCAGCTGCGGAACGTGCGGGAGCGCCTGGCCAAGAACCTGGTGGAGAAGGGCATCCTGACCACGGAGAAGCAGAACTTCCTGCTGTTTGACATGACGACCCACCCGGTGAGCAacgccacggagaagcagcggctCGTGCGCCGCCTGCAGGACAGCGTGCTGGACCGCTGGGTCAACGACCCGCAGCGCATGGACCGCCGGACGCTGGCCCTGCTGGTCCTGGCCCACGCGGCCGACGTGCTGGAGGGCGCCCTGGCCTCGCTGGCCGACGACCGCTACGACGTGGCCGCCGCCCGGGCCAAGGGGCTGGTGGAGCTGGACCCCGAGGCCGAGGGCCCCAAGCACGGACCCGCTGAGATGATCTGGGCCGTCCTGGCCGCGTTCAATAAGTCCTAG